The following proteins come from a genomic window of Nothobranchius furzeri strain GRZ-AD chromosome 1, NfurGRZ-RIMD1, whole genome shotgun sequence:
- the socs2 gene encoding suppressor of cytokine signaling 2 produces the protein MTCQSSEAIEDERRASGSSSGICTVESDESRMASTMKDLRNTGWYWGGLTANGAREVLQDWCEGAFLLRDSSQRDFLFTISAMTSAGPTNLRIEYKHGKFKLDSVVLIKPKLKQFSSVVHLVEHYVQLSRTSEASPAPVLGPPNGTVQLLLTKPVYMAVPSLQHLCRVAVNRTSQQVQNLPVPNRLKDYLADYVYSV, from the exons ATGACCTGCCAGTCCTCTGAAGCCATCGAGGACGAGCGACGAGCCAGCGGCAGCAGCAGTGGCATCTGTACCGTTGAATCAGATGAGAGTCGGATGGCCTCCACCATGAAGGACCTCAGAAACACAG GATGGTACTGGGGCGGTCTGACTGCTAACGGGGCCAGGGAGGTTCTGCAGGACTGGTGCGAGGGGGCGTTCCTGCTGCGGGACAGCTCCCAGAGGGACTTCCTGTTCACCATCAGCGCCATGACCTCAGCCGGCCCCACCAACCTGCGCATCGAGTACAAACACGGGAAGTTCAAGCTGGACTCGGTGGTTCTGATCAAACCCAAACTCAAGCAGTTCAGCAGCGTGGTCCACCTGGTCGAGCACTATGTCCAGCTGTCCAGAACCAGCGAGGCGTCTCCAGCTCCAGTGCTGGGGCCGCCCAACGGGACCGTGCAGCTGCTCCTCACCAAACCCGTCTACATGGCTGTGCCATCGCTGCAGCACCTCTGTCGCGTCGCCGTCAACCGGACCAGCCAGCAGGTCCAGAACCTCCCCGTCCCCAACAGACTGAAGGACTACCTGGCAGACTATGTCTACAGCGTGTAG